In Fusarium musae strain F31 chromosome 7, whole genome shotgun sequence, a single window of DNA contains:
- the CLU1 gene encoding Intracellular distribution of mitochondria (BUSCO:EOG09261OXV) codes for MAEETTPPAQAPAAASEEPETNMEAEAQDVDAGAEALINLTIVLPDANASKMQIMVSSQEQVHEIRQSIIDLPSAFQYTCFHLEFNGEKINDFIPLSEIPALGTTPEFHVVEDPYTEKEARIHFVRIRELIGASGDRCDTAQGLLPGLSLFETVATEAVSNNESAEESPIQNYDFQAVPSLTELVPPPSEPAPKTVKQISLSSWNPPPPHLRQRGHLLYLVVSTNEGEQYQITSHVSGFFVNKSSNAKFDPFPRPAPKGQSAHSLLSLIELVSASFAESFTKLQDYNNQRDPLATFQITNAIPAAPWVVPSPNSTLCTHLPDPARSQETYLLNGVENTDTLRDWNEEFQSAKELPRETVQDRVFRERLISKLFADYNEAATRGAVMVARGDIAPLNPTECRDAQIFVYNNIFFSFGADGVGTFTSEGGDEAARVATGKDVAGVKLVNQLDIEGLFTPATVVVDYLGKRIVGQSIVPGIFKQREPGENQIDYGAVDGKDIVAADERFAPGFAQLSKALKVKKHPVWDKEGKRFDLEASVETKGLLGTDARKYVLDLYRISPLDIAWLDEDGLPEDGDAYPHRMTVLRPELVDSFSRYKLKQWVDKEVARRAEQKKEKEAETKAAEDDAKGEEGEGEKKTTEGEGEGEASKEEDSQPNLSDFKFALNPDAFSGQAPQTDEEKAEFAADEEEVRAAGKYLRDQVIPDLLKDLSESEISFPMDGQSLSRLLHKRGINVRYLGKVAELSSDGRLRCLRDICVQDMVARAFKHVSAVYLRHLPVPAVPAAVSHLLNCLLGHRFNEKPVAELDPSIRNLYTDADWSFEKVTPESLRENIEEQILQRFRYELDDEWHNQVRPVQLLREVSLKIGIQLLAKDYSFTAETAAAATTSEAAPAKVEKPVANGQTNGESGSSKKKKKSKAREASPVEAAAPANVHTFNPEDVIDLVPLIKDSCPRSALAEEALEAGRISLLQNQKKLGQELLLESLSLHEQIYGILHPEVARVYNSLSMLYYQLDEKEAAVDLARKAIIVAERTVGVDSAETLLNYLNLSLFLHQIGDSKGALVYSKHALKMWKVIYGPDHPDSITTLNNAAVMLQNLKAYHESRLWFEESLRVCESVFGKQSINSATLLFQLAQALALDRDSKGAVTRMRESYNVFLAELGPEDKNTKEAESWLEQLTQNAVNIAKHAKDVAARRLRTGVRFTTNPSSLAASNATVPGRAGPGSQVDSRSIDELIKFIEGGEHQQTKKRTGRGNPKRRGQAGAR; via the exons ATGGCTGAGGAAACCACTCCTCCCGCTCAGGCGCCTG CTGCTGCGTCCGAGGAGCCCGAGACCAACATGGAGGCCGAAGCTCAAGACGTTGACGCTGGCGCTGAAG CGTTAATAAACCTTACCATCGTCTTGCCCGACGCCAATGCTAGCAAGATGCAGATTATG gtctcttctcaagaacaggTTCACGAGATTCGGCAGTCCATCATTGACCTTCCCTCCGCATTCCAGTACACTTGCTTCCACCTCGAGTTTAACggcgagaagatcaacgaCTTCATTCCCCTCTCTGAAATTCCTGCCCTCGGCACCACCCCCGAATTCCACGTTGTTGAGGACCCATATACCGAGAAGGAAGCTCGCATCCATTTTGTCCGCATTCGAGAGCTTATCGGTGCCTCTGGAGACCGATGCGACACAGCCCAGGGCCTTCTTCCGGGACTGTCTCTCTTCGAAACTGTCGCCACAGAGGCCGTCAGCAACAACGAGTCGGCCGAGGAGTCACCCATTCAGAACTACGACTTCCAGGCTGTGCCCTCTCTTACCGAGCTGGTTCCTCCTCCCTCTGAGCCCGCTCCCAAGACAGTGAAGCAGATCTCCTTGTCCTCCTggaatcctcctcctcctcacctCCGACAGCGTGGCCACTTGCTCTACTTGGTTGTCTCCACCAACGAAGGCGAGCAATATCAGATCACCTCTCACGTTTCGGGCTTCTTCGTCAACAAATCGTCTAACGCCAAATTCGATCCCTTCCCTCGTCCGGCACCCAAGGGTCAGTCAGCTCACTCTTTGCTTAGCCTCATCGAGCTCGTCTCTGCATCCTTTGCCGAGTCTTTCACAAAACTCCAGGACTACAACAACCAACGCGACCCTCTCGCCACTTTCCAGATCACCAACGCTATTCCCGCTGCCCCTTGGGTGGTTCCCTCTCCTAACTCCACTCTTTGCACACATCTTCCTGATCCTGCACGATCTCAGGAGACCTACCTACTTAATGGTGTCGAGAACACCGACACTCTGCGAGACTGGAATGAAGAGTTCCAGTCAGCGAAAGAACTTCCTCGTGAAACTGTTCAGGACCGTGTCTTCCGAGAACGACTCATTTCTAAGCTCTTTGCCGACTATAATGAGGCTGCTACTCGAGGCGCCGTCATGGTCGCACGGGGCGACATTGCTCCTTTAAACCCCACAGAATGCAGAGATGCTCAGATCTTCGTCTACAAcaacatcttcttctcttttggtGCTGACGGTGTTGGTACATTCACTTCTGAGGGTGGTGATGAGGCGGCTCGTGTCGCTACTGGCAAGGATGTCGCTGGTGTAAAGCTCGTCAACCAGTTGGATATCGAAGGACTTTTCACTCCTGCCACCGTGGTTGTTGACTACCTTGGCAAGCGAATTGTTGGTCAGAGCATTGTTCCCGGCATTTTCAAGCAACGCGAACCTGGTGAGAACCAGATCGACTACGGTGCTGTAGACGGCAAGGACATCGTCGCGGCCGATGAGAGGTTCGCTCCCGGCTTTGCTCAGCTGTCCAAGGCTCTGAAGGTCAAGAAACATCCTGTTTGGGACAAGGAGGGTAAGCGATTTGACTTGGAGGCCAGTGTGGAGACCAAGGGTCTGCTGGGTACAGACGCCCGCAAGTATGTCTTGGATCTATACCGTATCAGCCCCCTCGACATTGCTTGGCTGGATGAAGACGGTCTTCCTGAGGATGGCGATGCTTACCCTCACCGCATGACAGTCCTCCGACCGGAGCTTGTCGACTCATTCTCGCGATACAAGCTGAAGCAGTGGGTGGATAAAGAGGTTGCCCGTCGAGCTGagcaaaagaaggagaaggaggctgagacCAAGGCTGCAGAGGATGACGCCAAGggtgaagagggcgagggcgagaagaagaccaCAGAGGGTGAGGGCGAGGGTGAAGCCTCCAAGGAAGAGGATAGCCAGCCTAACCTGTCAGACTTCAAGTTCGCCCTTAACCCTGACGCTTTTAGTGGCCAGGCTCCTCAgactgatgaagagaaggccGAGTTTGCcgctgatgaggaagaagtcagGGCAGCTGGAAAATATCTCCGCGACCAGGTTATCCCTGACCTGCTCAAGGATCTTTCCGAGTCCGAGATCAGCTTCCCCATGGATGGCCAGTCACTGAGCCGACTTCTACACAAGCGCGGTATCAACGTTAGATACCTCGGTAAGGTTGCTGAGCTCTCTAGTGATGGCCGGCTCCGATGCTTGCGCGACATTTGCGTCCAGGATATGGTTGCCCGAGCCTTCAAGCATGTTTCTGCTGTTTACCTCCGACACTTACCAGTCCCTGCTGTTCCTGCTGCTGTTTCTCATCTCCTCAACTGTCTGCTTGGGCATCGCTTCAATGAGAAGCCCGTTGCTGAGCTCGATCCTTCCATCCGCAACCTCTACACTGATGCCGACTGGTCTTTCGAGAAGGTTACACCTGAGAGTCTGCGGGAGAACATTGAGGAGCAGATCCTCCAGCGATTCCGATATGAGCTCGACGACGAGTGGCACAACCAAGTTCGTCCTGTGCAACTTCTTCGTGAGGTGTCTTTGAAGATTGGTATTCAGCTTCTAGCCAAGGACTACAGTTTCACTGCTgagactgctgctgctgccaccaCTTCTGAAGCTGCTCCTGCAAAGGTCGAGAAGCCTGTTGCCAACGGCCAGACCAACGGAGAATCTGGtagcagcaagaagaagaagaagagcaaggctCGTGAGGCTTCTCCTGTTGAGGCTGCCGCCCCAGCCAATGTGCACACTTTCAACCCCGAAGACGTCATTGACCTCGTTCCTTTAATCAAGGACTCGTGCCCTCGCAGCGCCCTCGCGGAAGAGGCACTTGAGGCTGGCCGtatttctcttctccaaaacCAGAAGAAATTGGGCCAGGAGCTTCTCCTGGAATCCCTTTCCCTACACGAGCAGATTTATGGTATCTTACATCCCGAGGTCGCTCGTGTCTACAACAGCCTATCTATGCTCTACTACCAGctcgatgagaaggaggctgCCGTTGACCTTGCTCGCAAAGCTATCATCGTCGCTGAGAGGACCGTTGGTGTCGACTCAGCCGAGACTCTCCTTAACTACCTCAACCTGAGCCTGTTCCTCCACCAAATTGGTGACAGTAAGGGTGCTCTGGTGTACTCCAAGCACGCTCTCAAGATGTGGAAGGTCATTTACGGCCCTGACCATCCTGATTCTATCACAACACTCAACAATGCTGCTGTGATGCTCCAGAACCTCAAGGCTTACCACGAGTCTCGACTCTGGTTCGAGGAGTCACTGCGCGTATGCGAGTCTGTTTTCGGCAAGCAGTCGATCAACTCTGCtaccctcctcttccagctgGCTCAGGCTCTTGCTCTAGATCGCGACTCAAAGGGGGCTGTTACTCGCATGCGAGAGTCTTACAACGTCTTCCTTGCTGAACTCGGACCTGAGGACAAGAACACCAAGGAGGCCGAGAGCTGGTTGGAGCAGCTCACTCAGAATGCTGTCAACATTGCCAAGCATGCCAAGGATGTTGCTGCTCGAAGACTCCGAACGGGTGTTCGGTTTACCACCAATCCCTCAAGCTTGGCGGCTTCCAATGCTACTGTCCCCGGCCGCGCGGGACCTGGTTCACAAGTTGACTCCCGCAGCATTGATGAGCTTATCAAGTTCATCGAGGGTGGTGAGCATCAACAGACCAAGAAGCGAACTGGCCGTGGAAACCCTAAGAGGCGAGGCCAAGCTGGAGCGCGATAG
- a CDS encoding hypothetical protein (EggNog:ENOG41) has protein sequence MRKFRCDNLTLETSPTSSKSTAIEPKSLVAELQSLRRIVSDSEYRIYDAIFSWLHGLLTSTEPVSQTAHPKSLLGMCLRRIPDAIAVIEQWDRQTAAKEGKTFKWQSSKASAELYDQLEGFGTSSLGWKPLKIVVRAHALCLLATAVTEGLLEPPFVRLLADLCLSLDCKAEAARLVLSLRLPLAAPRGTSSTLIESSTVQPLGVIVRSLQGRGTIGPSWDCLSNLINTKKLSLTWLTSRAFQSVWMRGIEILLHSRKPVPSVVEFMCKALDQLLLDSGKANEIEQPTEDQTLISVLAAMTAAIWTLGVDMSDEEPWKTHAIRRLLFTLEMCITQQRTRRGAFRSSGFLTLVLARFLATSLIDGKVGSLSARNLAIYDCMKPLTARNGSPTKPQYRQTLLLACSVAQYRGQACGLACHDVLSEIRTRLNELRLPGWFQEGLVSDGAFVLAQKTRDLRDVAFAERFPTAGKGVVETSTMFSGWKWEEGIGEWVLPSPGKERESELRQQDQSRDGTSYRTGTDRQPDSRARTTGLSGKTGRNLRRRNDQDSSVGSDKDAGNHDDTDDTDREDENDTSATSVTDIDEEQDSGDELGECAQTMDYSPRKTLGRTHGINDSDRSSSGNTKTVKRVKRLDIARTWQENRPDRAAVGTSLAEPGEDDMDDELSIL, from the coding sequence ATGCGCAAGTTCAGATGCGACAATTTGACCCTTGAGACTTCACccacaagctcaaagtcCACGGCTATAGAACCAAAATCACTGGTCGCAGAATTGCAATCCCTCCGCCGGATTGTCTCGGATAGTGAATATCGCATATACGATGCCATTTTCAGCTGGCTGCATGGCTTACTGACCTCAACCGAACCTGTCTCCCAAACAGCACATCCGAAGTCGTTGCTAGGAATGTGTCTTCGCAGGATACCAGATGCGATTGCCGTGATAGAGCAATGGGATCGTCAGACTGCGGCAAAGGAAGGGAAAACTTTCAAGTGGCAATCATCTAAAGCATCTGCAGAACTCTACGATCAACTCGAGGGGTTTGGTACTTCGAGTCTGGGTTGGAAACCCCTCAAGATTGTTGTCCGTGCGCATGCTCTATGTCTTTTGGCAACTGCTGTGACAGAAGGTCTCCTCGAACCTCCGTTTGTACGACTGTTGGCCGATCTCTGTCTCAGTCTTGACTGTAAGGCAGAAGCCGCGAGACTTGTCTTAAGCCTGAGACTTCCTTTGGCAGCACCTCGTGGTACGTCAAGCACCTTGATCGAGAGCAGTACGGTCCAGCCTCTGGGTGTTATAGTAAGAAGCTTGCAAGGTCGGGGAACAATCGGCCCATCGTGGGACTGTCTCTCGAACcttatcaacaccaagaagttATCTCTGACCTGGCTGACATCACGGGCGTTTCAGTCAGTATGGATGCGAGGAATTGAGATCCTGCTACATTCCAGAAAACCTGTTCCCTCAGTCGTTGAGTTTATGTGTAAGGCTCTGGACCAGCTTCTGTTGGACAGTGGTAAAGCGAATGAGATAGAACAGCCTACAGAAGATCAGACACTGATCAGTGTTCTGGCCGCAATGACGGCAGCGATATGGACATTGGGTGTTGATATGAGTGATGAAGAACCTTGGAAAACTCATGCCATTCGACGACTACTCTTCACACTCGAAATGTGCATCACACAGCAACGAACTCGTCGTGGGGCGTTTCGAAGCAGCGGATTTTTGACACTCGTTTTAGCCCGATTCTTGGCCACGAGTTTGATCGACGGGAAAGTGGGCAGTTTATCAGCGAGGAATCTGGCGATTTATGACTGTATGAAACCGTTGACAGCCAGAAACGGCTCACCAACTAAACCTCAGTACCGACAAACTCTCTTGCTGGCTTGCTCTGTTGCACAATACCGGGGCCAAGCATGTGGCCTGGCTTGCCACGACGTCTTGTCTGAGATTCGTACACGTTTAAATGAATTGAGGCTGCCTGGTTGGTTTCAAGAAGGTCTGGTGTCTGACGGGGCGTTTGTTTTGGCACAGAAAACGAGGGACCTCCGAGATGTTGCTTTTGCTGAAAGATTTCCCACGGCTGGCAAGGGAGTCGTCGAAACAAGCACGATGTTCTCGGGCTGGAAGTGGGAGGAAGGGATCGGCGAATGGGTCCTCCCCAGCCCCGGCAAGGAACGAGAAAGCGAGCTGAGACAGCAAGACCAAAGTCGAGACGGAACGAGCTACAGAACAGGCACAGATCGACAACCAGATAGTCGAGCCCGGACGACAGGCCTGAGTGGGAAGACGGGCCGCAATCTCAGGCGCAGAAACGACCAAGATAGCTCGGTAGGAAGTGACAAGGATGCTGGCAATCATGATGATACGGACGACACCGACagggaggatgagaatgataCGAGCGCAACCAGCGTTACGGATATTGACGAAGAGCAAGACAGCGGAgatgagcttggcgagtGTGCACAGACGATGGACTACAGCCCCAGGAAAACATTGGGACGAACGCATGGTATTAACGACAGCGACAGAAGCAGTAGCGGAAATACCAAAACAGTGAAGAGAGTCAAGCGCTTGGATATTGCAAGGACCTGGCAGGAAAACAGGCCTGATAGAGCCGCTGTAGGAACATCATTGGCAGAGCCTGGAGAGGACGATATGGATGACGAACTCAGTATACTTTGA
- a CDS encoding hypothetical protein (EggNog:ENOG41), translating to MASRSLIPFLVAMMLLTGVCNTLLTKYQDNQCVRNCGPDDSPRKRAFFNQPVLQTAQMFIGEMGCWLVVGLMALWRRFNGSAPQDRGYQAVDTEENGDAEAAPRADDRTKLLHTGPSILRGYRVTLLALPAICDICGTTLMNAGLLMVAASIYQMTRGALVLFVGLFSVVFLKRHLHLFQWLSLVGVVLGVAVVGLAGAIWPDEKPEISIGKPEEDSATDGGLSDAARAIVGVLLIAGAQIFTATQFVLEEYLLERSTIDPIRVVGWEGLFGFSVTLLAMLVLHATIGSTEAGKYGYFDIVEGWRQMTENKQVLISSFLIMISIGGFNFFGLSVTRSVSATSRSTIDTCRTLFIWIVSLGLGWETFKWLQIVGFALLVYFTFLFNGIVQPPLEFLRVPDEEVEELLPEEPIEHR from the exons ATGGCGTCTAGAAGCCTCATCCCATTTCTCGTAGCCATGATGCTGCTCACAGGTGTTTGCAACACCTTGTTGACCAAGTATCAG GACAACCAATGTGTTCGAAACTGTGGCCCCGATGACAGTCCAAGGAAGCGCGCTTTCTTTAACCAGCCGGTTCTCCAAACCGCCCAGATGTTCATCGGCGAGATGGGCTGCTGGCTGGTCGTTGGCCTCATGGCTCTCTGGCGACGGTTCAATGGTTCTGCACCACAAGACCGAGGCTATCAAGCTGTTGATACCGAGGAAAATGGCGATGCTGAAGCTGCACCCCGAGCCGATGATCGCACCAAGCTCCTTCACACCGGCCCATCCATCTTGAGAGGATACCGAGTTACCTTGCTTGCTCTGCCCGCTATTTGCGACATCTGCGGTACCACACTCATGAACGCTGGACTTCTCATGGTTGCTGCATCCATCTACCAAATGACACGAGGTGCTCTCGTCTTGTTCGTCGGCCTCTTCAGCGTCGTCTTCCTCAAGCGACACTTGCATCTCTTCCAGTGGCTGTCCCTCGTCGGTGTCGTTCTGGGTGTCGCAGTCGTTGGCTTGGCCGGAGCTATCTGGCCAGATGAGAAGCCTGAGATCTCCATTGGAAAGCCCGAGGAGGACTCGGCTACTGACGGAGGTCTTTCAGACGCTGCCCGAGCCATTGTGGGTGTTTTGCTTATCGCTGGTGCCCAGATCTTTACAGCCACCCAGTTCGTCCTCGAGGAATATCTCCTGGAGAGATCTACAATTGACCCAATTAGAGTGGTCGGCTGGGAGGGCCTCTTCGGTTTCAGTGTTACCCTCCTTGCTATGCTTGTTCTGCATGCCACTATCGGCTCCACTGAAGCTGGCAAATATGGATATTTTGACATTGTCGAGGGCTGGCGCCAGATGACCGAGAACAAGCAGGTCCTCATCTCTAGTTTCCTCATCATGATCAGCATCGG TggcttcaacttctttgGCTTGTCCGTTACACGGAGCGTCAGTGCTACTTCTCGATCTACCATTGACACTTGCAGAACCCTTTTCATCTGGATCGTCTCCCTTGGCTTGGGTTGGGAGACGTTCAAGTGGCTCCAAATTGTCGGCTTCGCCCTGCTTGTTTACTTCACCTTCTTGTTCAACGGTATCGTTCAGCCTCCCCTGGAGTTCCTCAGAGTCCCAGATGAAGAGGTCGAGGAGCTCTTGCCCGAGGAACCTATTGAGCACCGTTAA